The Thalassotalea nanhaiensis genome has a window encoding:
- a CDS encoding glycosyltransferase family 2 protein produces MVQKLSVCIICKNEEDKIERCLSSLTFADEIVLLDSGSTDETLTIAKKFTDKIFIREDWLGFGEQRRRAEELATNDWILAIDSDEVVPEALQVEIKAHMQSVNDDDVLVLNRLTSFCGKFVHHSGWYPDPIVRIYNRTKYRYNENLVHESVSCKGSKKIQLKEDLLHYTFDNLKDYLVKRCGYAEAWAEERYKKGKSSSSLKAVTSALFAFIRHYILRRGFLDGRTGLLISVIQMQYTFNKYMLLVLKNEAKK; encoded by the coding sequence ATGGTTCAAAAATTATCAGTATGTATTATTTGTAAAAACGAAGAAGACAAAATAGAACGCTGTTTATCTTCTTTGACTTTTGCGGATGAAATTGTGCTTTTAGATTCAGGTAGTACTGATGAAACGTTAACCATTGCTAAGAAATTCACCGATAAAATATTTATTCGTGAGGATTGGTTGGGCTTTGGCGAGCAGCGCAGAAGAGCTGAAGAATTGGCAACCAATGACTGGATATTAGCCATTGATTCAGATGAAGTCGTTCCAGAGGCGCTGCAAGTTGAAATTAAAGCTCATATGCAATCAGTAAATGATGATGACGTATTAGTACTTAATCGACTTACCAGCTTTTGTGGAAAGTTCGTACACCATAGTGGTTGGTATCCTGATCCTATTGTGCGTATTTATAATCGTACAAAATATCGCTACAACGAAAATTTAGTTCACGAATCAGTAAGCTGTAAAGGCTCTAAGAAAATTCAATTAAAAGAAGATCTGTTGCACTACACGTTTGATAATTTAAAAGACTATCTGGTTAAAAGGTGTGGATACGCGGAAGCATGGGCGGAAGAGCGTTACAAAAAAGGTAAAAGCTCATCATCCCTTAAAGCTGTAACTTCAGCGTTATTTGCATTTATTCGACACTATATTCTTCGCCGAGGTTTTTTAGACGGCAGAACCGGATTGTTAATTTCTGTCATTCAGATGCAATATACGTTTAATAAATACATGTTGTTAGTGCTGAAAAATGAAGCGAAAAAGTAG
- a CDS encoding CDP-glycerol glycerophosphotransferase family protein, whose protein sequence is MSSFKFLFYIEQNYSFEILRPLQSVMQGKGYSVAWIAVGNEVNTSLFHPEEQVLDDINSAIEYQPDACFVPGNIIPNFLSGLKVQVFHGLEWKKKGHFVIRGCFDLYCTHGPATTERFNQLAAEHGYFDVVETGWPKLDPLFTTKPFELDVKNKPVVLFAPTFSPKLTCAGALFEQIKDLVGKQDWLWLAKFHPKMDSELVALYQSIESDNFKVIETSDIASLLQVADVMLSDTSSVIGEFALLNKPIVSFNNSAPGEYLINITEVATLEDSILKALSPSDELKKHIESYALELHPLIDGLASERILTAVVDKLENGIQAKRSKPLNLFRNLKLRKKLHYWKY, encoded by the coding sequence ATGTCGAGCTTTAAGTTTTTATTTTATATTGAACAGAATTATTCTTTTGAAATTTTACGCCCGTTACAAAGTGTTATGCAAGGCAAAGGCTATTCGGTTGCATGGATTGCTGTAGGGAATGAAGTCAATACCAGCCTGTTTCACCCTGAAGAACAAGTACTTGATGATATAAATTCTGCTATTGAATACCAACCAGATGCCTGTTTTGTCCCGGGCAATATAATCCCTAATTTCTTATCGGGTTTGAAAGTACAAGTTTTTCATGGTTTGGAATGGAAGAAAAAAGGTCACTTTGTTATTCGTGGTTGTTTTGATTTGTATTGTACTCATGGACCTGCGACGACTGAACGATTTAATCAGTTAGCAGCTGAACATGGGTATTTTGATGTGGTTGAAACTGGTTGGCCTAAACTTGACCCTTTATTCACGACCAAGCCATTCGAGCTTGATGTAAAAAATAAGCCCGTTGTTTTATTTGCACCTACATTTTCACCGAAACTCACGTGTGCTGGTGCTTTATTTGAACAAATAAAAGATTTAGTCGGCAAACAAGACTGGCTTTGGCTGGCAAAATTTCATCCTAAAATGGATTCAGAGTTGGTGGCGTTATATCAAAGCATCGAATCTGATAACTTCAAAGTCATTGAAACATCTGATATTGCTTCTTTATTGCAAGTTGCGGATGTTATGTTATCGGATACTTCATCAGTAATTGGCGAGTTTGCCTTATTAAACAAGCCCATTGTTAGTTTTAACAATTCAGCTCCAGGTGAATACCTGATAAATATTACAGAAGTAGCCACACTTGAAGACTCCATTCTTAAAGCATTATCACCTAGTGATGAACTTAAAAAGCATATAGAAAGTTATGCCTTAGAACTTCACCCTTTAATTGATGGTTTAGCGTCCGAGCGAATATTAACCGCTGTAGTCGATAAATTAGAAAATGGTATTCAAGCTAAACGAAGCAAGCCGCTTAACTTGTTTCGAAATTTAAAGCTTCGTAAGAAATTGCATTATTGGAAATACTAA
- a CDS encoding adenylyltransferase/cytidyltransferase family protein, producing MRIITFGTFDVFHVGHVNILERAKLHGSHLIVGVSSDQLNMSKKQRYPVYAENDRTHIIRSLRCVDEVFLEESLELKAEYIKHYNADILIMGDDWEGKFDHLKDLCEVIYLPRTPSVSTTEIIEIVKTHRVS from the coding sequence ATGAGAATTATAACTTTTGGCACCTTTGATGTGTTTCACGTTGGTCATGTTAATATTTTAGAACGTGCAAAATTACATGGGAGTCATTTAATAGTTGGTGTATCTTCCGATCAATTAAATATGTCTAAAAAGCAGCGTTACCCTGTTTATGCCGAGAATGACAGGACCCATATTATTCGCTCTTTGCGTTGTGTTGATGAGGTGTTTCTAGAAGAATCACTTGAATTAAAAGCCGAATACATTAAGCATTACAATGCTGACATTTTAATTATGGGAGATGATTGGGAAGGAAAGTTTGATCACTTAAAAGATCTTTGCGAAGTGATTTATTTACCGCGAACTCCATCTGTTTCTACCACAGAAATTATTGAAATAGTTAAAACTCATCGAGTTAGTTAA
- a CDS encoding YrbL family protein: protein MITIDESLLIGKGAHRACYHHPSDDSLCIKVLFRQDINQKAIRREIEYYQRLKKRDVSFSMLSKYVEEVQTNMGRAHVYELICDANGDVSLSLDNYLESDEMSLQYQDIIMASLKKLKDYLFEQQILTLTLYPRNLVLKLTNEPKLVIIDDIGNTEYIRFSEMSSALAVKKVNRKWVRFIDHLQNQYPQNPLINKIKDLK from the coding sequence GTGATAACGATTGACGAATCATTATTAATTGGTAAAGGTGCACACCGAGCATGCTACCATCATCCAAGTGATGATTCTTTATGTATTAAAGTGCTTTTTCGCCAAGACATCAATCAAAAGGCTATTCGTCGTGAAATAGAATATTATCAGCGTTTAAAAAAGCGTGATGTTAGCTTTAGTATGTTATCCAAGTATGTTGAAGAAGTGCAAACAAATATGGGTAGAGCTCATGTTTATGAACTTATCTGTGATGCCAACGGAGACGTTTCATTATCATTAGATAATTATCTAGAGTCTGACGAGATGTCATTGCAATATCAGGATATAATAATGGCCAGCTTGAAAAAGTTGAAGGATTACTTGTTTGAACAGCAAATTTTAACCTTAACTTTGTATCCTCGAAATTTAGTACTTAAATTAACAAATGAACCTAAGCTAGTGATTATTGATGATATCGGAAATACTGAATATATCCGTTTTTCTGAAATGTCTTCTGCATTGGCCGTTAAAAAAGTAAATCGTAAATGGGTACGCTTTATTGACCATTTACAAAATCAATATCCGCAGAACCCTTTGATTAATAAAATTAAAGATCTAAAATAA
- a CDS encoding LicD family protein, whose amino-acid sequence MDRIKEIQQVQLQILKQVLSVINQHNLSYIAVGGTALGALRHQGFIPWDDDIDIAMPRADYDIFLKLQDELPEQLFIQNFKTDKHYPLYFTKVRLNGTLFVEERFQNQPMHHGIFIDIFPLDTLDINESLIKSVKTKENIFRRLVKKSYKSWLYKFRYSFKTAQQAYNDLEDTILQHQKTNGAVIGSIQANDIFKEENLFPITTLPFEDIDICVPNNIEQYLEDKFGDYMRIPQLHERKLHKLVSLDFGNTKATQQS is encoded by the coding sequence TTGGATAGAATCAAAGAAATACAGCAAGTTCAGTTACAGATATTAAAACAGGTTCTAAGTGTTATAAATCAGCATAACTTAAGTTATATTGCCGTTGGAGGAACAGCACTGGGTGCTTTACGTCATCAGGGGTTCATCCCTTGGGACGATGATATTGATATTGCTATGCCAAGGGCAGATTACGACATATTTTTAAAGTTGCAAGATGAGTTACCTGAACAGTTATTTATTCAAAACTTTAAAACTGATAAACATTACCCATTATACTTTACCAAAGTCAGATTAAATGGAACCCTATTTGTTGAAGAGCGATTTCAAAATCAGCCCATGCATCACGGTATTTTCATCGATATATTCCCTTTAGATACTTTAGATATCAATGAGTCATTAATTAAAAGTGTTAAAACCAAGGAAAATATATTTCGCCGTTTGGTAAAGAAATCTTATAAAAGTTGGTTATATAAGTTTAGATATAGTTTTAAAACTGCGCAGCAAGCTTATAATGATCTTGAAGATACTATTTTGCAACATCAAAAAACGAACGGTGCTGTTATAGGCTCTATTCAAGCAAATGATATATTTAAAGAAGAAAATTTATTTCCGATAACAACATTGCCTTTTGAAGATATAGATATCTGTGTTCCAAACAACATTGAGCAGTACTTGGAAGATAAATTTGGTGATTACATGCGTATTCCACAATTGCATGAAAGAAAATTGCACAAGTTAGTCTCATTAGATTTTGGTAATACTAAAGCAACACAACAAAGTTAA
- a CDS encoding polysaccharide pyruvyl transferase family protein, translating to MKLEYCRLTPPNFGDELNAWLWPKLVPELLEQDDNSYLIGIGTIFSKRCDHLPIDSKKIVFSSGTGYSENTDIDENWDIIGVRGELTAKAYNLSDEKILCDGAYLLRKVSLPKIEPHNRTGFMPHYSSLDMVNWQDVCEKVGLEFISPYWPVDTVLSKMQGCKNIITEAMHGAIVADVLRVPWCAVSFGPKFLPSKWQDWGTALNIVPKIQAIPFVINQKISKGRVVEWKIKRILSKMSLGKKKWQSIPKFKNNINDLIHGLQNVKVQNTYQLSSDESISNVDSKLDHALEYLKSTYKK from the coding sequence ATGAAACTCGAATATTGTCGATTAACACCTCCAAACTTTGGAGATGAGCTTAATGCTTGGCTATGGCCTAAATTAGTCCCTGAACTGTTAGAGCAAGATGACAATAGTTACCTTATTGGCATTGGTACTATTTTTTCTAAACGGTGTGATCATTTACCAATCGATTCTAAAAAAATCGTCTTCAGCTCAGGAACTGGCTACAGCGAAAATACCGATATTGATGAAAACTGGGATATCATTGGCGTACGCGGGGAACTTACCGCTAAAGCGTATAACTTATCTGATGAAAAAATACTCTGCGATGGTGCTTACTTATTACGTAAAGTGAGTTTACCCAAAATTGAGCCACATAACCGAACAGGGTTTATGCCGCACTACTCCAGTTTAGATATGGTAAATTGGCAAGACGTTTGCGAAAAAGTTGGCTTAGAATTTATTTCTCCTTATTGGCCTGTAGATACAGTTTTAAGTAAAATGCAGGGTTGCAAAAACATCATTACAGAGGCAATGCATGGTGCGATAGTCGCTGACGTTCTACGTGTGCCTTGGTGTGCAGTGTCATTTGGACCTAAATTTTTACCTTCTAAGTGGCAAGATTGGGGAACAGCACTGAACATTGTGCCAAAAATCCAAGCAATCCCATTCGTTATTAATCAGAAAATAAGTAAAGGCCGTGTAGTTGAGTGGAAAATCAAGCGTATATTAAGCAAAATGTCATTAGGTAAGAAAAAGTGGCAATCAATTCCTAAGTTTAAAAACAATATTAATGATTTAATTCATGGTTTACAAAATGTCAAAGTTCAAAATACGTATCAGCTGAGCAGTGATGAAAGTATATCTAACGTTGATAGTAAACTTGATCATGCTCTAGAATATTTAAAATCTACTTATAAAAAATAA
- the leuA gene encoding 2-isopropylmalate synthase, with product MNNNVTIFDTTLRDGEQALIASLSVHEKLQIALAIERLGVDIMEVGFPVSSPGDFESVQTIARTLKTSRVCGLSRAVKGDIQSCADAMSVAEAFRIHTFISTSDVHVEQKLKRGFDDVLNMAVDAVKFARKFTDDVEFSCEDAGRTPKDNLCRMVESAIKAGATTINIPDTVGYTLPHEFGGIITDLFNRVPNIDQAVISVHCHNDLGLSVANSIAAVNAGARQIECTVNGIGERAGNCSLEEVAMIMKTRADILGLTTNINHKEIARTSKMVSQICNMPVQANKAIVGANAFSHSSGIHQDGMLKSANTYEIMTPESVGISKTKLNLTSRSGRHVIKHRMGELGYQENDFDLEELYQDFLTLADKKGQVFDDDLEALLFKNQQQADADSYRIEYLSVHSGSGEFSTASIKLACGDNTQIQSATGNGPVDALYRAIKQAVDIDFEVADYKISNKGEGEDGLGQADLVVNWQGRNFHGYGIETDVIEASGKALINAINSIQRAQNVAELKQQAAQTDSSTNLDTKIQGI from the coding sequence ATGAACAACAATGTAACTATTTTCGATACCACATTACGAGATGGTGAACAGGCATTAATTGCCAGCTTATCTGTGCATGAAAAATTACAAATTGCTCTAGCTATTGAACGCCTGGGTGTTGATATTATGGAAGTAGGTTTCCCGGTTTCGTCGCCAGGTGACTTTGAATCGGTGCAAACCATTGCCCGTACATTAAAAACAAGCCGAGTTTGTGGCTTATCAAGAGCGGTAAAAGGTGATATACAATCCTGTGCCGATGCTATGAGTGTCGCCGAGGCATTTCGTATTCATACCTTTATATCTACGTCTGATGTTCACGTTGAGCAAAAATTAAAGCGTGGTTTTGACGATGTATTAAATATGGCTGTTGATGCGGTTAAATTTGCTCGAAAATTTACTGACGATGTTGAGTTCTCTTGTGAAGATGCTGGCCGAACGCCAAAAGATAACTTATGCCGTATGGTTGAGTCTGCAATCAAAGCTGGTGCTACTACAATTAACATTCCAGACACTGTTGGCTATACCCTTCCACACGAATTTGGCGGCATTATCACTGACTTATTTAATCGTGTGCCAAATATCGATCAAGCGGTTATTTCAGTACATTGTCATAACGACCTGGGGTTAAGCGTGGCCAATTCGATTGCTGCGGTTAATGCTGGTGCTCGGCAAATTGAATGTACTGTGAATGGTATCGGTGAACGTGCCGGTAACTGTTCCCTTGAAGAAGTGGCGATGATAATGAAAACGCGCGCTGATATTTTAGGACTTACCACTAATATTAACCATAAAGAAATTGCTCGCACCTCTAAAATGGTCAGTCAAATTTGTAATATGCCAGTACAGGCAAATAAAGCTATTGTCGGTGCAAATGCGTTTAGTCATTCATCAGGCATCCACCAAGATGGTATGTTAAAAAGCGCAAACACTTATGAAATTATGACGCCTGAAAGTGTTGGTATCAGTAAAACTAAATTAAACCTTACTTCCCGCAGTGGTCGTCATGTTATTAAGCACCGCATGGGCGAGTTGGGTTATCAAGAAAATGATTTCGATTTAGAAGAGTTATATCAAGACTTTTTAACGTTAGCCGATAAAAAAGGTCAAGTATTTGATGATGATTTAGAAGCACTATTATTCAAAAACCAACAACAGGCAGATGCTGACAGCTACCGTATAGAATACTTAAGTGTACATTCAGGCAGTGGCGAGTTTTCGACAGCAAGCATTAAACTTGCCTGTGGCGATAATACTCAGATTCAATCAGCAACGGGTAATGGCCCTGTAGATGCACTGTACCGAGCAATTAAACAAGCGGTAGATATTGATTTTGAAGTTGCTGACTACAAGATATCAAATAAAGGTGAAGGTGAAGATGGTCTTGGTCAAGCGGATTTGGTAGTCAACTGGCAGGGCAGAAATTTTCATGGTTATGGCATTGAAACTGATGTGATTGAAGCGTCAGGTAAAGCATTAATTAATGCTATTAACAGTATTCAGAGAGCGCAAAACGTTGCCGAATTAAAGCAGCAAGCAGCTCAAACAGACTCTAGCACAAATTTAGATACAAAAATTCAAGGAATTTAA
- the leuB gene encoding 3-isopropylmalate dehydrogenase, with amino-acid sequence MANIAVLAGDGIGPEVMVEAVKVLNAVADKFDFDISTRDYDVGGAAIDLHGNALPDETMQGCEQADAILFGSVGGPKWSNLPPTEQPERCALLGLRGKFGLFCNMRPAQLQPAMSSLSTLRSDISEQGFDVLVIRELTGDIYFGEPKGRKGEGDEETGFDSMFYSRAEIKRITHLAFQAAQKRDNKVTSVDKANVLATSQLWRQVVEEVAVEYPDVSFEHMYVDNAAMQLVRDPNQFDVLLCPNLFGDILSDICAMITGSMGMLPSASLNESGFGMYEPAGGSAPDIAGLGIANPIAQILSAALMLRYSLNQDSAAKAIEDAVANALDNGMLTGDLLAAEQRSNAKTTSEVGDYICQKIKEM; translated from the coding sequence ATGGCGAACATAGCAGTATTAGCCGGTGACGGTATTGGCCCAGAAGTAATGGTTGAAGCAGTAAAAGTATTAAACGCTGTTGCTGACAAATTCGATTTTGATATTAGCACTAGAGACTATGATGTTGGTGGTGCAGCAATCGATCTTCATGGTAACGCATTACCTGATGAAACTATGCAGGGATGTGAGCAAGCTGACGCTATTTTATTTGGTTCTGTTGGCGGACCTAAATGGTCTAACTTACCACCGACAGAGCAACCAGAACGTTGTGCTTTATTAGGATTACGTGGCAAGTTTGGTTTATTTTGTAATATGCGCCCAGCGCAATTGCAACCGGCAATGTCTTCATTATCTACATTGCGTAGCGACATTTCAGAGCAAGGCTTTGACGTATTGGTTATTCGTGAATTAACCGGTGATATCTACTTTGGCGAACCAAAAGGTCGTAAAGGTGAAGGTGATGAAGAAACCGGTTTTGACTCAATGTTTTATTCACGAGCTGAAATTAAACGCATCACTCACCTTGCCTTCCAAGCTGCACAAAAGCGTGACAACAAGGTAACCTCAGTAGACAAAGCCAATGTTTTGGCAACCAGTCAATTATGGCGTCAAGTGGTTGAAGAAGTTGCCGTTGAATACCCTGACGTTAGTTTTGAACATATGTATGTTGATAACGCGGCAATGCAACTGGTTCGCGATCCAAACCAATTTGATGTGCTTTTATGCCCTAACCTGTTCGGTGACATCCTTTCAGATATTTGTGCAATGATCACCGGCTCGATGGGCATGCTACCTTCGGCTAGTTTAAATGAATCAGGCTTTGGTATGTATGAACCTGCCGGTGGTTCTGCGCCAGATATCGCAGGCTTAGGTATTGCGAACCCTATCGCACAAATATTATCTGCGGCATTAATGCTTCGTTATAGCTTAAACCAAGATAGCGCCGCAAAAGCAATTGAAGATGCTGTAGCTAATGCCTTGGATAACGGTATGCTAACCGGTGATTTACTAGCCGCTGAGCAAAGAAGTAATGCAAAAACCACCAGCGAAGTTGGTGATTATATCTGTCAAAAAATTAAGGAAATGTAA
- the leuC gene encoding 3-isopropylmalate dehydratase large subunit, whose protein sequence is MASTLYEKLWQRHLVEDKAGETPLIFIDRHLVHEVTSPQAFANLKFHDRPVHSPNRTIATMDHNISTKKCDIDAAGANGANQLKTLEQNCDDFGVKLYGMGHKNQGIVHVMGPELGFTLPGQTIVCGDSHTATHGAFGALAFGIGTSEVEHVLATQTLRQNKAKTMNISVEGKANVGISAKDIILAIIGKVGHSGATGYVIEYTGQAIRDLTMEERMTVCNMSIEFGAKAGIIAPDQTTFDYLKNKENAPQGEVFEQAVADWKTLQTDSDAQFDTTVVIDATDIKPQVTWGTNPGQVTAIDSVVPAPEDFSDPVERESCVNALKYMDLTPGTKISDIAINNVFIGSCTNSRIEDLRVAASVVKGKKVSNSVTAIVVPGSYRVREQAEAEGLADIFKTAGFEWRLPGCSMCLGMNDDKLKEGDRCASTSNRNFEGRQGRGSRTHLVSPAMAAAAAIAGHFTDVNA, encoded by the coding sequence ATGGCTTCCACTTTATATGAAAAATTATGGCAACGACACTTAGTAGAAGACAAAGCAGGCGAAACGCCATTGATCTTCATTGATCGCCACCTTGTACATGAAGTGACTTCGCCACAAGCGTTTGCAAATTTAAAGTTTCATGACCGCCCAGTTCATAGTCCAAATAGAACGATTGCGACTATGGATCATAATATTTCAACTAAAAAATGTGATATTGATGCTGCTGGTGCAAATGGGGCAAACCAACTAAAAACCCTAGAACAAAATTGTGACGATTTTGGCGTAAAATTATACGGCATGGGACATAAAAACCAGGGTATTGTCCATGTTATGGGACCGGAACTTGGTTTTACTTTACCTGGCCAAACAATTGTATGTGGAGATTCTCATACAGCCACTCATGGCGCATTTGGTGCGCTAGCTTTTGGTATAGGTACGTCAGAAGTTGAGCATGTATTAGCAACGCAAACATTACGCCAAAACAAAGCTAAAACCATGAATATCTCAGTTGAAGGTAAGGCTAATGTTGGCATCAGCGCAAAAGATATTATCTTAGCCATTATCGGTAAAGTAGGTCATTCTGGCGCGACTGGTTATGTGATTGAATATACTGGCCAAGCTATCCGTGATTTAACCATGGAAGAGCGCATGACGGTGTGTAATATGAGCATCGAATTTGGCGCGAAAGCAGGTATTATTGCTCCCGATCAAACCACATTTGATTACCTTAAAAATAAAGAAAATGCGCCACAAGGTGAGGTGTTTGAGCAAGCCGTAGCTGACTGGAAAACATTGCAAACAGATAGTGATGCTCAGTTTGATACAACCGTTGTTATTGATGCGACTGACATAAAACCACAAGTTACGTGGGGAACTAACCCTGGGCAAGTTACTGCTATTGACTCTGTTGTGCCTGCCCCTGAAGACTTTAGCGACCCTGTTGAACGTGAGTCTTGTGTTAATGCCCTTAAATATATGGATTTAACACCTGGCACTAAAATTTCAGATATTGCTATCAATAACGTATTCATCGGTTCTTGTACAAATTCTCGTATTGAAGATTTACGTGTTGCAGCATCAGTTGTTAAAGGTAAAAAAGTTTCAAACTCAGTTACTGCTATTGTCGTACCTGGCTCTTACCGTGTTAGAGAGCAAGCTGAAGCTGAAGGCTTAGCGGATATATTTAAGACTGCAGGCTTTGAATGGCGCTTACCTGGTTGCTCAATGTGTTTAGGTATGAATGATGACAAATTAAAAGAAGGTGATCGCTGCGCCTCTACCAGTAACCGTAACTTTGAAGGTAGACAAGGCCGAGGTAGTCGCACCCACTTAGTAAGTCCAGCAATGGCAGCTGCTGCGGCAATCGCAGGCCACTTTACTGACGTGAACGCATAA
- the leuD gene encoding 3-isopropylmalate dehydratase small subunit produces MEKFSQHTGSVVPFDRANIDTDQIIPKQFLQKTTRTGFAQHLFHDWRFLDDDGLQPDPSFILNKPEYQGVSILLARENFGCGSSREHAPWAIQEFGFKVVMASSFADIFYGNCINIGMLPVVLEESVIDDLFNQAAQGPLTLTVDIMKMLVINGDNEYPFTLTEFQKYCLENGVDSVGWTLEISDKINSFENKLPAWQ; encoded by the coding sequence ATGGAAAAATTTAGCCAACATACAGGCAGTGTTGTCCCTTTTGATCGCGCCAACATAGATACCGATCAAATAATACCAAAGCAGTTTTTACAAAAAACCACTCGTACTGGCTTTGCCCAGCATTTGTTCCACGACTGGCGTTTTTTAGATGATGATGGTCTGCAGCCGGATCCAAGCTTTATTTTAAACAAACCAGAATACCAAGGTGTAAGTATTTTACTTGCACGTGAAAATTTTGGCTGTGGCTCTAGTCGTGAACATGCGCCTTGGGCTATTCAAGAGTTTGGATTCAAAGTCGTTATGGCATCAAGTTTTGCCGACATATTTTACGGTAATTGTATAAACATAGGCATGTTACCGGTTGTCTTGGAAGAGTCAGTAATTGATGACTTATTTAACCAAGCTGCGCAAGGTCCACTTACGCTTACTGTAGACATAATGAAAATGCTGGTGATAAATGGCGACAATGAATATCCATTTACACTTACGGAGTTTCAAAAATATTGTTTAGAAAATGGCGTGGATAGTGTTGGCTGGACTCTAGAAATTTCAGATAAGATTAATAGTTTTGAAAATAAACTGCCTGCTTGGCAATAA
- a CDS encoding general secretion pathway protein GspB — translation MSYLLDALKKATQVNSNEPKLNSDDLQKQLGLSDTEQPSSRKLPKALASYILLAFAFILGGFVLGDGAEIVVHYQADSNTNKVAPVEPVRDEALIPFYGPMHDSAKYFATPEAYNKQLVALKTKQAQQLKNEAVAKQEAEEKASKQLMEQQIQSLLSQKSIQQAMIANQTASIPTEKPRVTDTTEPVKFSLNKDELGGVSPELLEAFESALDDSNKPLESEEVEEPVVDLSKRFIEPDVDLRKSKSVPVKPLAQMPQWLQNEVPSLHFSLHMYTSDVASSWVRLNGKDYYTGGITKDGLVIEEIQPQTVVLQFQGQRFSLKALSSW, via the coding sequence ATGTCTTATTTACTCGATGCGCTTAAAAAGGCAACCCAAGTCAACTCAAATGAACCAAAGTTAAATAGTGATGATTTACAGAAGCAACTAGGTTTGAGTGACACTGAACAGCCCTCATCTAGAAAGCTGCCTAAAGCGTTGGCTAGTTATATATTGCTAGCATTCGCGTTTATTCTTGGAGGCTTTGTTCTCGGCGATGGTGCAGAGATTGTTGTGCACTACCAAGCAGACTCAAACACCAATAAAGTTGCCCCTGTAGAACCTGTTCGTGATGAAGCTTTGATCCCGTTTTATGGACCAATGCATGACAGCGCGAAATATTTTGCTACTCCTGAAGCATATAATAAGCAATTAGTCGCACTTAAAACTAAGCAAGCGCAGCAGTTGAAAAATGAGGCTGTTGCCAAGCAAGAGGCTGAAGAAAAAGCTAGCAAGCAACTAATGGAACAGCAAATTCAAAGCTTACTTAGTCAGAAAAGTATTCAACAGGCAATGATAGCTAATCAAACCGCTAGCATACCTACAGAAAAGCCGCGAGTAACTGACACAACTGAACCAGTGAAGTTCAGCCTTAATAAAGATGAACTTGGCGGCGTATCACCTGAGTTGCTAGAAGCGTTTGAAAGTGCATTAGATGATAGCAATAAGCCATTAGAGAGTGAGGAAGTCGAGGAGCCGGTAGTTGATTTAAGTAAGCGCTTTATTGAGCCAGATGTTGATTTACGCAAGTCCAAATCAGTGCCTGTAAAACCTTTAGCACAAATGCCACAATGGTTGCAAAACGAGGTGCCTAGTTTGCACTTTTCATTACATATGTATACTTCAGACGTTGCAAGCAGTTGGGTAAGATTAAATGGCAAAGATTATTATACTGGCGGTATTACAAAAGATGGTTTGGTGATTGAAGAAATACAGCCGCAGACAGTTGTATTACAATTTCAAGGACAGCGTTTTAGTTTGAAAGCTTTATCGAGTTGGTAG